The genomic region ACCGCGCCGACGAGCCGTTCGAGGCGTTCCTGCTGGAAGTGCTCGGCGATTTCCAGATTTCCATCCCCGAATACGGTACGGTGCATGCCCGCACCCCGCCGGTGGTGGTGATCACTTCCAACCGCACCCGCGAGGTGCATGACGCCATCCGCCGCCGCTGCCTGTACCACTGGGTCGACTACCCGGATGCGGCGCGCGAGCGGCGGATCCTGGCGCGCAAGGCCCCCGGCGTGCCGGAGCGGCTCGCGGCCGAGATCGTCGCCTTCGTGCAGACGCTGCGGCGCGAGGACCTGTTCAAGCTGCCCGGCGTGGCCGAGACGATCGACTGGGCCGCCGCGCTGAGCCACCTGCATCGCACCGAGCTCGATCCCGGCGCGGTGGACCAGACGCTGGGAGTGCTGCTGAAATACCAGGACGACATCGCCCGGGTAAAAGGCGCCGAGGCCGCCCGGCTGGTAGCCGAGGCCCGCGCCGCCGCCGCCCCGGCGACACCGTTCGGGTAAGGGGCGGATGGACCTGACCCCACCGCCCGCCGCGCTCCGCGGCGAAGGCAAACTCGCGCTGAACATCCTGCACTTCGCGCGGCTGCTGCGCCGGGCCGGCCTGCCGGTGGGGCCGGCCGACATGCTGGCCGCACAGCAGGCGGTGACGCTGGTCGATCTCGGCCAGCGCGCCCAGGTCCGCACCGCGCTCCACGCCACGCTGGTGCACCGGCACGAACATGCCGTCCTGTTCGACCAGGCCTTCGCGCTGTTCTGGCGCGCCCCGGACATGGCGCCGGAGTCCACCCCGGCCGGCCTGCCGGGGACGGATCCGGACCAGCCCGCCGTCCCCGCCCCGCCGGGCGCGCGCCGGCTCGCCGAAGCACTGGGACGGACGCCGCGGACGCGGGCGGCGGATCCGTCGTCGGAGCGCGAGGCGACGACCGGCGCCTCGGCGCACGAGCGGCTGCACACCATGGATTTCGAGGCCATGGGCGCGGCCGAGATCGCCGCCGCCAAGCAGGAGATCCGCCGGCTGGTGCTGCCCTTGCAGCTGCGCCCGACCCGCCGCCGCCGCGCCGATCCCGCCGGCCCGCAGCTCGACCTGCGCCGCACCATCCGCGCCAGCCTGCGCAGCGGCGGGGAGATCCTCGACATCGCCGCCACCAGCCGGGTCACCCGATCGCCGCCGCTGGTGGTGCTGTGCGACATCAGCGGCTCGATGAATCGTTACGCCCAGGTGCTGCTGCATTTCCTGCATGCCGTGGCCAATGACCGCGACCGCGTGCATGTGTTCCTGTTCGGCACCCGGCTCACCAACGTCACCCGCCAGTTGCGTCACCGCGATCCGGAAGCGGCCTTCCAGATGGTCGCGCACGCCGTGCCGGACTGGTCGGGCGGCACCCGCATCGGCGAGGCGCTGTCCGGCTTCAACCGGCTCTGGGCCCGGCGCGTGCTCGGCCAGGGCGCGGTGGTGCTGCTGGTCACCGACGGGCTCGACCGCGACGGTGCCGCCGGGCTCGCGGACGCGATGGAGCGGCTGCACAAATCCTGCGCCCGGCTGGTATGGCTGAACCCGCTGTTGCGCTGGGCCAGGTTCGAACCAAGATCGCAAGGCATCCGCGCCATGCTGCCGCATGTGGACGAGTTCCGCACCATCCACAACCTGGCCAGCCTGCGCGCCCTGGTGGAGTCGCTCTCGCGTCCGGCCGCGCCGCGCGAGATGGACCGGTGGAGGAAGGCGTCATGAGCATGACCGAGGCCGAGGATGTGCTGGCCACCGCCGCCGCGTGGCGGGCGGCGGGCGAGCAGGTGGCGATCGCGACGGTGACGCAGACCTGGGGCAGTTCCCCGCGCCCGGCCGGCAGCCGCATGGCGGTGACGGCGGGCGGGCGGATGGCCGGGTCGGTGTCCGGCGGCTGCATTGAGGGCGCGGTCGCCGAAGCCGCGCAACGGACCATCACCACCGGCACGCCGCAACTGCTGGAGTTCGGCATCACCAATGAACGCGCCTGGGAAGTGGGCCTGGCCTGCGGCGGGCGGGTGAAGGTGTTCGTGGAGAAGCTGTCGTGACACCGGAAACGCTGGCGGCCCTGACCGCGGCGCGCGCGGCCAAGCGGCCAGTGGTGCTGGCGACG from Rhodovastum atsumiense harbors:
- a CDS encoding AAA family ATPase, coding for MLPATVADTAALLEAGGYVADAALATTVHLALAMRRPLFLEGEPGTGKTEIAKVLASGLGRRLVRLQCYDGLDLAAAAYEWDHARQLMAIRIAEAAGTADRAKLASDIYTRDFLQARPLLAAIDPDLPPAVLLIDELDRADEPFEAFLLEVLGDFQISIPEYGTVHARTPPVVVITSNRTREVHDAIRRRCLYHWVDYPDAARERRILARKAPGVPERLAAEIVAFVQTLRREDLFKLPGVAETIDWAAALSHLHRTELDPGAVDQTLGVLLKYQDDIARVKGAEAARLVAEARAAAAPATPFG
- a CDS encoding vWA domain-containing protein; the encoded protein is MDLTPPPAALRGEGKLALNILHFARLLRRAGLPVGPADMLAAQQAVTLVDLGQRAQVRTALHATLVHRHEHAVLFDQAFALFWRAPDMAPESTPAGLPGTDPDQPAVPAPPGARRLAEALGRTPRTRAADPSSEREATTGASAHERLHTMDFEAMGAAEIAAAKQEIRRLVLPLQLRPTRRRRADPAGPQLDLRRTIRASLRSGGEILDIAATSRVTRSPPLVVLCDISGSMNRYAQVLLHFLHAVANDRDRVHVFLFGTRLTNVTRQLRHRDPEAAFQMVAHAVPDWSGGTRIGEALSGFNRLWARRVLGQGAVVLLVTDGLDRDGAAGLADAMERLHKSCARLVWLNPLLRWARFEPRSQGIRAMLPHVDEFRTIHNLASLRALVESLSRPAAPREMDRWRKAS
- a CDS encoding XdhC family protein; this encodes MTEAEDVLATAAAWRAAGEQVAIATVTQTWGSSPRPAGSRMAVTAGGRMAGSVSGGCIEGAVAEAAQRTITTGTPQLLEFGITNERAWEVGLACGGRVKVFVEKLS